Proteins encoded together in one Variovorax paradoxus window:
- a CDS encoding ABC transporter substrate-binding protein, which translates to MQRRFFLAASAATLAAPAVFAQGGGKLTPLKFTLDFRINGQTAPFFLAHSKGYYRDEGLDVTIDTGAGSVASITRIASGVYQMGLGDISSLVEFNAQNPGTPMVQAVYQYYNRAPFVIIGRKDRGVTGDFKSLAGKKVAAAAVESTRRAWPMVARKQGMRSDAFQWQTTDFSARDNVMVRGDVDAATYFHDSAISLFARMKAEELSVLKYSDAGVDLYGNAILASSNLIAQNPKLVAAFLRATNRAIVETFANPAPSIAAMRQREPILDEKMELERWGVTAQYVGAADTRSHGLGDIKKLTLEQQVDEVVDVFGLKVKPASDAIFNTSMLPSRSERTLSKT; encoded by the coding sequence ATGCAACGTCGATTCTTTCTTGCGGCCAGTGCCGCTACCCTTGCCGCCCCTGCCGTCTTTGCCCAAGGCGGCGGCAAGCTGACCCCGCTCAAGTTCACGCTCGATTTCCGCATCAACGGGCAGACCGCGCCGTTCTTCCTCGCGCACAGCAAGGGCTACTACAGGGACGAAGGCCTGGACGTGACCATCGACACCGGCGCCGGCTCGGTCGCCTCCATCACGCGCATTGCGAGCGGCGTCTACCAGATGGGCCTGGGCGACATCAGCTCGCTGGTCGAGTTCAATGCGCAGAACCCGGGCACCCCGATGGTGCAGGCCGTGTACCAGTACTACAACCGCGCACCCTTCGTGATCATCGGCCGCAAGGACCGCGGCGTGACCGGCGACTTCAAGAGCCTGGCGGGCAAGAAGGTGGCCGCGGCGGCCGTCGAATCGACCCGCCGCGCGTGGCCGATGGTGGCGCGCAAGCAAGGCATGCGCAGCGATGCATTCCAATGGCAGACCACCGACTTCAGCGCGCGCGACAACGTGATGGTGCGCGGCGACGTCGATGCAGCCACTTACTTCCATGATTCAGCCATCTCGCTCTTCGCACGCATGAAGGCCGAGGAACTGTCGGTGCTCAAGTATTCGGACGCAGGCGTCGACCTGTACGGCAACGCCATTCTGGCAAGCAGCAACCTCATTGCGCAGAACCCCAAGCTGGTTGCGGCTTTTCTGCGCGCCACCAACCGCGCCATCGTCGAGACCTTTGCCAACCCGGCGCCCAGCATTGCGGCCATGCGCCAGCGCGAACCCATCCTCGACGAAAAGATGGAGCTCGAGCGCTGGGGCGTGACGGCGCAATACGTGGGCGCGGCTGACACGCGGAGCCATGGCCTGGGCGACATAAAGAAACTCACGCTCGAGCAGCAGGTCGACGAAGTCGTCGATGTATTCGGCCTCAAGGTCAAGCCCGCGTCCGACGCCATCTTCAACACTTCGATGCTGCCATCGCGGAGCGAACGTACCCTCTCCAAGACATGA
- a CDS encoding aromatic ring-hydroxylating oxygenase subunit alpha gives MLVTQQPVFRKFWHAVMPLADLAHGPKPFTLLGEDIVLFIDADGQPAALRDRCCHRTAKLSKGWCVDGEGKACGQGAIQCGYHGWTYDRSGQVIRIPQYEPDRKISPEYKTTAYRCTARYGYAWVALEEPLADIPAIPEFTDPGYRTIFQFYEEWQTSPMRALENSFDNSHFSFVHRATFGVAASPKPSKYELVENENGFHAETVIEAVNPAKFHAISGVTDPITTRHMRNAYFLPFSRRLDIEYPSGVRHIIINCFTPIDDGRMQLCQWLFRNDTEADCAAQMLIDFDEEITREDKDILESTDPDALVDTRRRGVEYSMESDRPGMLIRKHLMQLLAKHGEAEVYRGMNAVTIPIAKAA, from the coding sequence ATGCTCGTCACCCAACAACCCGTCTTCCGCAAGTTCTGGCATGCCGTCATGCCGCTTGCCGACCTGGCCCATGGCCCCAAGCCCTTCACGCTGCTGGGCGAAGACATCGTTCTTTTCATCGATGCCGACGGCCAGCCCGCTGCGCTGCGCGACCGCTGCTGCCACCGCACGGCCAAGCTTTCGAAGGGCTGGTGCGTCGACGGCGAAGGCAAGGCCTGCGGGCAGGGGGCCATCCAATGCGGTTACCACGGCTGGACCTACGACCGCAGCGGCCAGGTGATCCGCATTCCGCAGTACGAGCCCGACCGAAAGATTTCGCCGGAGTACAAGACGACCGCCTACCGCTGCACTGCGCGCTACGGCTATGCATGGGTGGCACTGGAAGAACCGCTTGCGGATATTCCGGCGATTCCGGAGTTCACCGACCCGGGCTACCGCACCATCTTCCAGTTCTATGAAGAATGGCAAACCAGCCCGATGCGCGCGCTGGAAAACTCATTCGACAACTCGCACTTCAGCTTTGTGCACCGCGCCACCTTCGGCGTGGCCGCAAGCCCGAAGCCGAGCAAGTACGAGCTGGTGGAAAACGAAAACGGCTTCCATGCGGAAACTGTGATCGAGGCGGTGAACCCCGCCAAGTTTCACGCCATCAGCGGTGTGACGGACCCGATCACCACGCGTCACATGCGCAACGCTTATTTCCTGCCGTTCTCGCGCCGGCTCGACATCGAATACCCGAGCGGCGTGCGCCACATCATCATCAACTGCTTCACGCCTATCGACGATGGCCGCATGCAGCTGTGCCAATGGCTGTTCCGCAACGACACGGAGGCCGATTGCGCGGCGCAGATGCTGATCGATTTCGACGAGGAGATCACGCGCGAGGACAAGGACATCCTCGAATCGACAGATCCCGATGCGCTGGTCGATACGCGGCGGCGAGGTGTCGAATATTCAATGGAGTCCGACCGGCCGGGGATGCTGATTCGCAAGCACCTGATGCAGTTGCTTGCGAAGCATGGCGAGGCGGAGGTTTACCGCGGGATGAACGCTGTGACCATTCCGATTGCGAAGGCTGCGTGA
- a CDS encoding D-amino acid dehydrogenase, whose product MKVIVLGGGVIGTTTAYYLARSGADVTLLDRQAGPAEETSFGNAGQVSPGYSTPWAAPGIPLKAIKWMFQKHAPLSIRPDGTLFQLRWMAAMLRNCSPERYAVNKERMMRVAEYSRGCLQQLRAETGLQYEQRTGGTLQLFRTQAQLDAVQRDIAVLEECGVPYELLDRDALARVEPALAGARDRLAGGLRLPNDETGDCHLFTRGLADIARGLGVDFRFGQTIDGLETDGGRITGVRTKAGKILTADRYVMAFGSYSRAAIASLGLDIPVYPVKGYSLTVPLLDESLAPQSTVLDETYKVAVTRFDNRIRVGGMAELGGFDLRLNPHRRATLEKVVSDLFPGGDLPRATFWTGLRPMTPDSTPIVGATRYPNLFLNTGHGTLGWTMACGSGKLISDLVTGQRPEIRTDGLAMDRYTQGTSHHRRPNPATAAA is encoded by the coding sequence ATGAAAGTCATCGTTCTTGGCGGCGGCGTGATCGGCACCACGACGGCCTACTACCTCGCGCGCTCGGGTGCCGACGTGACGCTGCTCGACCGTCAGGCCGGCCCGGCCGAGGAAACCAGCTTCGGCAACGCCGGGCAGGTGTCGCCGGGCTACTCGACGCCATGGGCCGCGCCGGGCATTCCGCTGAAGGCGATCAAGTGGATGTTCCAGAAGCACGCGCCGCTGTCGATCCGCCCGGACGGCACGCTGTTCCAGCTGCGCTGGATGGCCGCCATGCTGCGCAACTGCTCGCCCGAGCGCTACGCGGTGAACAAGGAACGCATGATGCGCGTGGCCGAATACAGCCGCGGCTGCCTGCAGCAACTGCGCGCCGAAACGGGCCTTCAATACGAACAGCGCACCGGCGGCACGCTGCAGCTGTTCCGCACGCAGGCGCAGCTCGACGCGGTGCAGCGCGACATCGCGGTGCTCGAGGAATGCGGCGTGCCGTATGAACTGCTCGACCGCGATGCGCTCGCTCGCGTGGAGCCGGCGCTGGCCGGCGCGCGCGACCGGCTCGCGGGCGGCCTGCGCCTGCCGAACGATGAAACCGGCGACTGCCACCTGTTCACGCGCGGCCTCGCCGACATCGCGCGCGGACTGGGCGTGGACTTCCGCTTCGGCCAGACCATCGACGGACTGGAGACCGACGGCGGCCGCATCACCGGTGTGCGCACCAAGGCCGGCAAGATTCTTACAGCCGACCGCTATGTGATGGCCTTCGGCAGCTATTCGCGTGCGGCCATCGCATCGCTGGGGCTGGACATCCCGGTGTATCCCGTCAAGGGCTATTCGCTCACCGTGCCGCTCCTCGACGAATCGCTGGCGCCGCAATCGACCGTGCTCGACGAAACCTACAAGGTGGCGGTCACGCGTTTCGACAACCGCATCCGGGTGGGCGGCATGGCCGAGCTCGGCGGCTTCGACCTGCGGCTGAATCCGCATCGCCGCGCCACGCTCGAGAAGGTGGTGAGCGACCTGTTCCCCGGCGGTGACCTGCCGCGCGCCACCTTCTGGACCGGCCTGCGCCCGATGACGCCCGACAGCACACCCATCGTCGGCGCCACGCGCTACCCGAACCTGTTCCTGAACACGGGTCACGGCACGCTGGGGTGGACGATGGCATGCGGCTCGGGCAAGCTGATCTCCGACCTTGTGACGGGTCAGCGGCCGGAGATTCGCACGGACGGGCTGGCGATGGACCGCTACACCCAAGGGACGTCGCACCATCGGCGTCCGAATCCTGCGACTGCTGCGGCCTGA
- a CDS encoding winged helix-turn-helix transcriptional regulator — translation MPELDRIDRKILDLLQRQGRISMTELAERIGLSASPCAERVKRMEREGVISGYHAHVSPEALGKTLLVFVEIKLSAKSGDVFDKVRKELLHMPEVLECHLVSGSFDYLVKARLSGMSEYRHLLGDILKKLPVAAESHSYVVMEEIKETLMLAVDR, via the coding sequence ATGCCCGAACTCGACCGCATCGACCGCAAGATCCTCGACCTGCTGCAGCGCCAGGGCCGCATTTCCATGACCGAACTGGCCGAGCGCATCGGCCTGTCGGCATCGCCTTGTGCCGAGCGCGTGAAGCGCATGGAACGCGAAGGCGTCATCAGCGGCTACCACGCGCATGTGTCGCCCGAGGCGCTGGGCAAGACGCTGCTGGTGTTCGTCGAGATCAAGCTATCCGCCAAGTCGGGCGACGTGTTCGACAAGGTCCGCAAGGAGCTGCTCCACATGCCCGAGGTGCTCGAGTGCCATCTGGTTTCGGGCAGCTTCGACTACCTGGTGAAGGCGCGCCTGAGCGGCATGAGCGAGTACCGGCACCTCTTGGGCGACATTCTCAAGAAGCTGCCCGTGGCGGCCGAATCGCACAGCTACGTGGTGATGGAAGAAATCAAGGAAACGCTGATGCTTGCGGTCGACCGCTGA
- a CDS encoding OsmC family protein, which produces MSITVRRDGITGTRHILKIRSHEIPIDASPAGGGSDAGPEPHDLYDASLAACKALTVLIYARRKGMPVEDIEVIVDRDDSEERKGIYRLKSSLRVTGELTEAQRDELLRVAGKCPVHRLMTEVKTEIETGWA; this is translated from the coding sequence ATGAGCATCACGGTCCGGCGCGACGGCATCACGGGCACGCGTCACATTCTCAAGATTCGCAGCCACGAGATCCCCATCGATGCCTCCCCAGCCGGTGGCGGCAGCGATGCGGGGCCGGAGCCGCACGACCTGTACGACGCCTCGCTGGCCGCGTGCAAGGCGCTCACCGTGCTGATCTACGCGCGGCGCAAGGGCATGCCGGTGGAAGACATCGAGGTGATTGTCGACCGCGACGACAGCGAGGAGCGCAAAGGCATCTACCGCCTGAAGTCGAGCCTGCGCGTGACCGGAGAGCTCACCGAGGCGCAGCGCGACGAGTTGCTGCGGGTCGCGGGCAAGTGCCCGGTGCACCGGCTCATGACCGAAGTAAAGACTGAAATCGAAACCGGCTGGGCCTGA
- a CDS encoding winged helix-turn-helix transcriptional regulator has translation MKAKKPYNCGIGPAFEVIGGKWKAVILWELHAQPRRFGELKRLLPDISEKMLIQQLRELEADGIVHREVFHEVPPRVEYSETKLGASLNAALGPLADWGDRYARRASAAR, from the coding sequence ATGAAAGCCAAAAAACCCTACAACTGCGGCATCGGCCCCGCGTTCGAGGTCATCGGCGGCAAGTGGAAGGCCGTGATCCTTTGGGAGCTTCATGCCCAGCCGCGCCGCTTCGGCGAGCTGAAGCGGCTCTTGCCGGACATCAGCGAGAAGATGCTGATCCAGCAGCTGCGCGAACTGGAAGCGGACGGCATCGTGCACCGCGAGGTGTTCCACGAAGTGCCGCCGCGGGTGGAGTATTCGGAGACGAAGCTCGGCGCTTCGCTCAACGCGGCGCTCGGGCCGCTGGCCGATTGGGGCGACCGCTACGCCAGGCGTGCGAGCGCGGCGCGCTGA
- a CDS encoding NAD(P)-dependent oxidoreductase, whose product MSNKEITVLGLGSMGVTIARLYLDKGYKVTVWNRTADKAAALVSRGAVLARGAAEALRASPVTLMCVYDYRAVDAILGAEGVAAAMDGRLLVQLTTGSPQDARDAEAWAHRQGATYLEGAIQAAPDQMGQPDTPILMSGAQQVFRAAEPLLGVLGGGIVYLGEKASAAAAMDLATLSTIYGTMLGFLHGARVAEHEGFDVAEYGRIVAGIMPTFAGFLQHEGSVIQSGDFAISQSPMRISVEATQRILQTAQQAGINTEFPAFAAGLFRRAEAAGLGGEELAALIKLLRS is encoded by the coding sequence ATGAGCAACAAGGAAATTACCGTACTGGGCCTGGGATCGATGGGCGTGACCATCGCGCGGCTCTACCTCGACAAGGGCTACAAGGTCACGGTGTGGAACCGCACGGCCGACAAGGCCGCGGCGCTGGTGAGCCGGGGTGCCGTGCTCGCGCGCGGTGCCGCCGAAGCCTTGCGCGCAAGCCCGGTGACCCTGATGTGCGTGTACGACTACCGCGCGGTCGACGCGATCCTTGGCGCCGAGGGCGTGGCCGCGGCAATGGACGGCCGCCTGCTGGTGCAGCTCACCACCGGCAGTCCGCAGGACGCGCGCGATGCCGAGGCCTGGGCGCACCGCCAGGGCGCGACCTACCTCGAAGGCGCCATACAGGCCGCGCCCGACCAGATGGGGCAGCCCGATACGCCCATTCTCATGTCAGGTGCACAGCAGGTATTTCGCGCGGCCGAGCCGTTGCTCGGCGTTCTGGGCGGCGGCATCGTGTACCTGGGCGAAAAGGCCAGCGCCGCTGCGGCCATGGACTTGGCCACCCTGTCGACCATCTACGGCACCATGCTCGGCTTTTTGCACGGCGCGCGCGTGGCCGAGCATGAAGGCTTCGACGTGGCGGAATACGGCCGCATCGTGGCGGGCATCATGCCCACCTTCGCCGGGTTCCTGCAGCACGAAGGCAGTGTCATCCAGTCGGGCGACTTCGCAATATCGCAAAGCCCCATGCGCATTTCGGTGGAAGCGACCCAGCGAATCCTGCAGACCGCGCAGCAGGCCGGTATCAACACCGAATTTCCGGCGTTCGCGGCAGGGTTGTTCAGGCGTGCCGAGGCGGCAGGGCTGGGCGGAGAGGAACTGGCGGCGCTGATCAAGCTGCTGCGCAGCTGA
- the lpxO gene encoding lipid A hydroxylase LpxO translates to MKWVILAIFALSALYVHFRGQVRHRFFRQLSDHSTFLAPLNAFMYIFSKVPSTPYLSPAQFPEMRVLEENWEVIREEALAMRNGGSIKASSQFNDVGFNSFFKSGWKRFYLKWYDDAHPSAAVLCPRTTELLKGIGTIKAAMFAELPPGSRLVRHRDPFAGSLRYHLGLWTPGVEGCYIDVDGQRYHWRDGEAVVFDETYIHYAENTTDKDRVILFCDIERPLKYRWASAVNRWFAKNLLAAAASPNDVGDKTGGINRAFKYIYQIRVIGKRLKAWDKRAYYLVKWSIFGGLALWIFW, encoded by the coding sequence ATGAAGTGGGTCATTCTCGCCATCTTCGCGCTCAGCGCACTCTACGTTCACTTCCGCGGCCAGGTTCGGCATCGTTTTTTCAGGCAGCTGTCTGATCACTCGACCTTCCTGGCGCCGTTGAACGCCTTCATGTACATCTTCTCGAAGGTGCCGAGCACGCCGTACCTGTCGCCCGCGCAGTTTCCGGAGATGCGCGTGCTCGAAGAGAACTGGGAAGTCATTCGCGAAGAGGCGCTGGCCATGCGCAACGGCGGCAGCATCAAGGCCTCGAGCCAGTTCAACGACGTGGGCTTCAACTCCTTCTTCAAGAGCGGCTGGAAGCGCTTCTACCTCAAGTGGTACGACGATGCGCATCCCTCGGCCGCCGTGCTGTGCCCGCGCACCACCGAGCTGCTCAAAGGCATCGGCACCATCAAGGCCGCCATGTTTGCCGAGCTTCCGCCGGGCAGCCGCCTCGTGCGGCACCGCGACCCGTTCGCGGGATCGCTGCGCTACCACCTGGGCTTGTGGACGCCGGGCGTCGAGGGCTGCTACATCGACGTGGACGGCCAGCGCTACCACTGGCGCGACGGCGAGGCCGTGGTGTTCGACGAAACCTACATCCACTACGCCGAGAACACGACCGACAAGGACCGCGTGATCCTGTTCTGCGACATCGAGCGCCCGCTGAAGTACCGCTGGGCCAGCGCCGTGAACCGCTGGTTTGCAAAGAACCTGCTGGCCGCGGCCGCTTCGCCCAACGACGTTGGCGACAAGACCGGCGGCATCAACCGCGCGTTCAAGTACATCTACCAGATCCGCGTCATCGGCAAGCGGCTCAAGGCCTGGGACAAGCGGGCGTACTACCTTGTGAAGTGGTCGATCTTCGGCGGCCTGGCACTCTGGATCTTCTGGTAA
- a CDS encoding oxidoreductase-like domain-containing protein codes for MPFTDKDLPVPVDLASAQALIVAVQLEAAAQRITLRVPPPEPTTCCGRGCNGCVWEGWLAAIAYWRDEASLLLA; via the coding sequence ATGCCGTTCACAGACAAAGACCTGCCTGTTCCCGTCGACCTTGCCAGCGCCCAGGCGCTGATCGTGGCGGTTCAACTCGAAGCCGCCGCGCAGCGAATCACCCTGCGTGTGCCGCCGCCCGAACCCACGACCTGCTGCGGGCGCGGCTGCAATGGCTGCGTGTGGGAAGGCTGGCTGGCAGCCATCGCGTATTGGCGCGACGAGGCGTCGCTGCTGCTGGCCTAG
- a CDS encoding nucleoside deaminase — MTHDQIIRALRRADEVARRAMAMGRHPFGAVLIAPDGETVLAEQGNIDTVNHAEATLARHAAQNWPADYLWQCTLVTTFEPCAMCAGTSYWANIGRVIYGAEESALLALTGDHPENPTLSLPCREVFARGQKKIEVIGPVPGVADEMIATHRGFWEAR; from the coding sequence ATGACGCACGACCAGATCATTCGCGCCTTGCGCCGGGCCGATGAGGTGGCCCGCCGCGCCATGGCCATGGGACGGCACCCGTTCGGCGCCGTGCTTATTGCGCCCGACGGCGAAACCGTCCTGGCCGAGCAGGGCAACATCGACACGGTGAACCACGCCGAGGCCACGCTCGCGCGCCATGCCGCGCAAAACTGGCCGGCAGACTACCTGTGGCAATGCACGCTGGTGACAACCTTCGAGCCTTGCGCAATGTGTGCGGGCACCAGCTATTGGGCAAACATTGGCCGCGTTATCTACGGGGCGGAAGAAAGCGCATTGCTCGCGCTCACGGGCGACCACCCCGAAAACCCCACGCTGAGTCTGCCCTGCCGCGAAGTGTTCGCTCGCGGGCAGAAGAAGATCGAAGTGATCGGGCCGGTGCCTGGAGTGGCGGACGAGATGATCGCCACGCACCGCGGCTTCTGGGAAGCGCGTTAG
- a CDS encoding ABC transporter permease has translation MKNTKQIERWSPWLLLVAVILLWQVICAGFGVSDFIFPSPLRIWNQFWEFKEIIAGHAWRTFWVTMAGFGLAIVVGVLLGFVIGSSRIAYAAIYPLMTAFNALPKAAFVPILVVWFGIGVGPAILTAFLISFFPIMVNIATGLATLEPELEDVLRVLGAKRWDVLVKIGLPRSMPYFFGSLKVAITLAFVGTTVSEMTAANEGIGYLLISAGSAMQMGLAFAGLMVVGAMAMLMYELFSVIEKHTTGWAHRGSQNQ, from the coding sequence ATGAAGAACACCAAGCAAATCGAACGCTGGTCGCCCTGGCTGCTGCTCGTGGCGGTAATCCTGCTGTGGCAGGTGATCTGCGCCGGTTTCGGCGTGTCGGACTTCATTTTTCCGAGCCCGCTGCGCATCTGGAACCAGTTCTGGGAATTCAAGGAAATCATCGCGGGCCATGCATGGCGCACCTTCTGGGTCACGATGGCGGGCTTCGGCCTGGCCATTGTGGTGGGCGTGCTGCTGGGCTTCGTGATCGGCAGCTCGCGCATCGCGTATGCGGCGATCTATCCGCTCATGACGGCCTTCAACGCGCTGCCGAAGGCGGCCTTCGTGCCCATCCTGGTGGTGTGGTTCGGCATCGGCGTCGGCCCGGCCATTCTCACGGCCTTCCTGATCAGCTTCTTCCCGATCATGGTGAACATTGCCACCGGCCTTGCCACCCTGGAGCCCGAGCTGGAAGACGTGCTGCGCGTGCTCGGCGCCAAGCGCTGGGACGTGCTTGTGAAAATTGGCCTGCCGCGCTCCATGCCGTACTTCTTCGGCTCGCTCAAGGTCGCGATCACGCTGGCCTTTGTCGGCACCACAGTGAGCGAAATGACGGCCGCCAACGAAGGCATCGGCTACCTGCTGATTTCCGCCGGCTCGGCCATGCAGATGGGCCTGGCCTTCGCGGGCCTGATGGTGGTGGGCGCAATGGCCATGCTGATGTACGAACTCTTCAGCGTGATCGAGAAGCACACGACCGGCTGGGCGCATCGCGGATCGCAAAACCAGTGA
- a CDS encoding ABC transporter ATP-binding protein, protein MADASSEAAAPFVDFQDVWLAYNEELLRANHFAVEAIDLKVKRGEFIAIVGPSGCGKSTFMKLTTGLKMPSMGKIRIDGQPVTGPLKISGMAFQAPSLLPWRTTVDNVLLPLEIVEPYRSSFKAKRKEYVERARKLLQKVGLAGYEDKFPWQLSGGMQQRASICRALIHEPKMLLLDEPFGALDAFTREELWCILRDLWTEQQFNVILVTHDLRESVFLADTVYVMSKSPGRFVVKREIELPRPRELELTYTKEFTDIVLELRGHIGAIRNTGISAAQTAAAVSH, encoded by the coding sequence ATGGCAGACGCATCGAGCGAGGCCGCAGCTCCCTTCGTCGACTTTCAGGACGTCTGGCTCGCCTACAACGAAGAGCTGCTGCGCGCCAACCACTTCGCGGTCGAGGCCATCGACCTGAAGGTGAAGCGCGGGGAATTCATCGCCATCGTCGGGCCGTCGGGCTGCGGCAAGTCGACGTTCATGAAGCTCACCACGGGGCTGAAGATGCCGTCGATGGGCAAGATCCGCATCGATGGGCAGCCCGTGACCGGGCCGCTCAAGATCTCGGGCATGGCGTTTCAAGCGCCTTCGCTGCTGCCGTGGCGCACCACGGTCGACAACGTGCTGCTGCCGCTCGAAATCGTCGAGCCCTACCGTTCGAGTTTCAAGGCCAAGCGCAAGGAATACGTCGAGCGCGCGCGCAAGCTGCTGCAGAAGGTGGGCCTTGCAGGCTATGAAGACAAGTTTCCGTGGCAGCTTTCGGGCGGCATGCAGCAGCGCGCAAGCATTTGCCGCGCGCTCATCCACGAGCCAAAGATGCTGCTGCTCGACGAGCCCTTCGGCGCGCTCGACGCCTTCACGCGCGAAGAGCTCTGGTGCATTCTTCGCGACCTCTGGACCGAGCAGCAGTTCAACGTCATCCTGGTGACGCACGACCTGCGCGAATCGGTGTTCCTGGCCGACACGGTTTATGTGATGAGCAAGAGCCCGGGCCGCTTCGTGGTCAAGCGCGAGATCGAGTTGCCGCGTCCGCGCGAGCTTGAGCTCACCTACACCAAGGAGTTCACCGACATCGTGCTGGAGCTGCGCGGGCACATCGGCGCCATTCGCAACACGGGCATCAGCGCGGCGCAAACAGCGGCCGCGGTGTCCCACTGA
- a CDS encoding ABC transporter substrate-binding protein, giving the protein MNKRQLLQSFLAASALSFGLSSALAQTTTPIKFQLDWRFEGPAALFLHPAAKGYFKAAGLDVTIDAGNGSGGTVTRVASGAYEMGFADLAALMEFHANNPDSPNKPVAVMMVYNNTPASVMTLKKSGITKPADLAGKKLGAPVFDAGRRAFPIFAKANNIGAVNWTAMDPTLRETMLIRGDIDAITGFTFTSLLNLEARGAKAADIVVLPYPDYGVKLYGNVIIASPKLIKENPEAVKKFLSAFAKGAKEVIANPAVAIESVKARDGIIDSKLETRRLQLAIDTVINSADARSEGFGAVNAGRMSLMASQVSDAFNTKTRVSPDAVWTAAMLPPAAELNGVLRK; this is encoded by the coding sequence ATGAACAAGCGCCAACTGCTCCAGTCCTTCCTCGCCGCCTCGGCCCTCAGCTTCGGCCTTTCGTCGGCCCTTGCCCAGACCACGACGCCGATCAAGTTCCAGCTCGACTGGCGCTTCGAAGGTCCGGCCGCGCTGTTCCTGCACCCTGCCGCCAAGGGCTACTTCAAGGCCGCGGGCCTGGACGTGACCATCGACGCGGGCAATGGCTCGGGCGGTACCGTCACGCGCGTGGCCTCCGGCGCCTACGAAATGGGCTTTGCCGACCTTGCCGCGCTGATGGAATTCCACGCCAACAACCCCGACAGCCCCAACAAGCCGGTCGCGGTGATGATGGTCTACAACAACACGCCGGCATCGGTCATGACGCTCAAGAAGAGCGGCATCACCAAGCCGGCTGACCTGGCCGGCAAGAAGCTCGGCGCACCGGTGTTCGACGCGGGCCGCCGCGCCTTCCCGATCTTTGCCAAGGCCAACAACATCGGCGCCGTCAACTGGACCGCCATGGACCCGACGCTGCGCGAAACCATGCTGATCCGCGGCGACATCGACGCGATTACGGGCTTCACCTTTACCTCGCTGCTCAACCTGGAGGCGCGCGGCGCCAAGGCGGCCGACATCGTCGTGCTGCCCTACCCCGACTACGGCGTGAAGCTGTACGGCAACGTGATCATCGCGTCGCCCAAGCTCATCAAGGAGAACCCTGAAGCGGTGAAGAAATTCCTCTCGGCGTTTGCCAAGGGCGCGAAGGAAGTCATCGCCAACCCGGCTGTGGCCATCGAATCGGTAAAAGCGCGCGACGGCATCATCGACAGCAAGCTCGAAACCCGCCGCCTGCAGCTGGCCATCGACACCGTGATCAACAGCGCCGACGCGCGCAGCGAAGGCTTTGGCGCGGTGAACGCCGGCCGCATGTCGCTGATGGCTTCGCAAGTGTCGGACGCATTCAACACCAAGACGCGCGTGAGCCCAGACGCGGTGTGGACCGCGGCAATGCTGCCGCCCGCAGCCGAACTCAACGGCGTGCTGCGCAAGTGA